AAGAAATTATCTTTTAGTTTGCTTACTACTTCTTCTTTTTTTATTGGAGAAGAACTTGTATAATTTACTTTTTTAATTAAACTTTTTCTTTTTAATCCATTAAAACTATTTATCAGCTTATTATTCATTTTATTATTTTTTTCAAGTTCATCCAATTTTATTGATAGTATGTTGTCTTCATTTATATTATTTTTACTAAAAAAAACTTCTACATTAGTAGTATAATAACATTTTCCTTTGTCATTTTTAAAATCATTAAATAAGTCAGATTTAATTTGACATTGTTGGATTTTTAGAATAGCTTCTATTTTTTTCTTCCCCAATCCTTTTATATTCATAAGATCATCCAAAGTCAAATCCATTAATTTTTCATTAGTATCTATCCCAAATTTATAAACTGCTTTGAGAGCATTTTCTGCTTGCGGAATGTTAAAAAAATCCATGAAGAATCCCCTTTCTTTTTTTATAAGTATAACATAGCCCATATTTTCCTTACCAACTAATATAATTTTGTATCGAAATTATACTTTAACTGTTAATAATTCTTTCAAGATACTTATTATTTAACCAAAAACATTGTTTCACCATTCTATCTCCATTTGGTAATTCATCTGAATCCCTATGAAGAGTACCATTACCAAAAACTTGTCCATTTATTTCATATACAGATTTGCTAGCATGTGGACGTAAATGGAAAATTTTAGTATCTTTTGCTTTTGGTAAATTATTTAGAACTCTATTCCCTTTTGGTATAAGCTCTACCCCTTCTTTGACTACTTTTTGGTTAGCTAACCATTCTTCTTTTCCTATATCTTCTAAGTCGGTCATAGGCATATTCCAAAACATTGCTTTATCTAATTTGTATTCTGTACCGTCATGTCGATACACAACGAATAAGAATCTTTTCTCACTAAAGTATTGATATATTTCAGACTCTTCCCACTCTTCTTTAGCAAACTCTTTAAATTTAATTGCAGGAAACGACATACTCTCTCTGATTTTTCCATTGGCTTCCACTCTAATAGTTTTGACAATCGTATCTGATTTGATAAATTCTTCTACATTATTAGATTTCACACCTAAAATAGAGAAAGATAACCTACTAAATAAATTTAAACTATTACTACTTTCTAACTGAAATTCACTTCTAAGTTGAGATTCTCCCCAACCTTGATACTTACTAAATTTACCGATAACCATTTTTTCAAAAGATTCTTTATCTAAATCATGATTCGTCAACGGTTCATAGGTGTCCACATCTTCAAAAATATACTTATTTAAAATATAAGTCATATATCCTTGCTTTAATGAAAAAGCACGTCTTTTTGCTGGAATTTCTGCATTATAGTATTGTGGCTTCAAACTTGAACTAGCAGTCGCCCCTTTGGTACAAGCTCCCAAATACATCGTATCTGACTCTGATAACTCATGAGCTTTACCTTCCATGATTTTATCAGTGATTATTTTATAATCAGATTTAATTATTTCTAAATCGTTTTTACACTCTTCCCCTAAGATAGAAAATAATTTGGAATAATTAATTTTAAAGTTTAATCTTTCGATGCCTTTCTCTCTTAAATATAAAACCAATAGCACTAATTTTAGCTTATCTAAGACATGAGAATTATTAAAATCTGCTTCAACAGGCTCATTATTAGGTATCATGCCGATAACCAAACGTTCCCCCGCCTTAAACTTATTATTTTTTAACGCTTCATAAGGGGTTACTTTTAACTCTACCCCTGCTTTTGGAAAGTCAGGTTCAGGATTACTATTAGGCTCATAATAGAAAAAATATTTTTCAATTAAATTACCTAATCCCCCTTTTGAACGAGGATTGTTATAGTATTTCTTTAATTCTAATAATTCTTCTTGATTAACTATTTCGTCTTCTAACACATCAGAAAAACTTTTGCCGATTAATTTTTTAGAATAGTTTTCGATTGATAGTGGATTACTTTCATCATAAGGTAATTTTTTCAAACTAACACACCCTTCTTTTAAATGATTTCTTGATTAATTCTTGTATATTATTATATCATTTCTATTACTTTGATCTTGATCTTTTTTATGATTTAGTGTATAATACTATTAGAAATCGAAAGGGTGTTCGCTTAATGACAAAAGAATTTAAAATTTTAGAGCTATTCGCAGGTGTAGGTGGTTTTCGTATCGGGTTAGAAAATTCAAATCCAGAATTATACCAAACTAAATGGGCGAACCAATGGGAGCCTTCAAGAAAATCACAAGATGCTTTTGAGGTATATAATTATCGCTTTCCTAATAGCCAAAATATAAATAAAAATATTGAAGAAATAACTGATGAAGAATTTAAACAAATGGATGCCGATATCATTGTTGGTGGTTTTCCATGTCAAGATTATTCAGTCGCTCGCAGTAAAAAACATGAAATGGGTATTGAAGGTAAAAAAGGCGTTCTTTTTTGGCAAATTATTCGTGCCATTAGTCAAATTAAACCTAAATACTTAATACTAGAAAACGTTGACCGTTTATTAAAATCACCTTCAAAACAACGTGGTCGTGACTTTGCGGTTATGTTAGCTGCTTTTAACCAACTAGACTATTCAGTAGAATGGCGAGTTATCAATGCGGCTGATTACGGTCGTAGCCAACGTAGACGTCGCGTATTTTTCTTTGTTTATCGAAACGATACTAACTTTGCAAAACAAATGGATGAAAAATATGAAACTGATTTAATGGATACTTTGTTTGATGAACATGCTTATGATGACTATATTTTCCAAGAAGGCTTATTTGCTAGACAATTTCCAATCAAACAACTTCCAGTTAAAAACAGACAAGCTTCTTACGAACTATCAGAAGATATTGTAGAAGTTTCTGATTCCTTTACTGGTCAAGTATGGAATACAGGTATCATGCGTCATGGTCGCTATTTTACTATTGATACTGAACCTACTGGTGATGAAAAACCAATCACACTAGGAAAAATTATTCAGTCTGAAAACGAAGTAGATGAAAAACATTATTTAACAGACCCTCAAAAAATTGAAAAATTTGAATACTTACGAGGACCTAAAAAAATCGAACGTACTTCTGCTGAAGGATTCACCTATACATTCTCAGAAGGTGGCATGTCGCCTTATGATGATTTAGAATTACCTGGACGCACGATGTTAACCTCTGAAGGCTCTGTCAATCGGTCAACTCACTTATTAAAAATTAATGGACGTTATCGTCTTCTAACACCAATTGAAGCTGAAAGACTGCAAGATTTTCCTGATAATTGGACTAAATACAAAAAAACTCCTACCAATGAAATAGTAGAAGTTTCTGATCGTATGAGAATGTTCTTTATGGGAAATGCATTAGTTACTGAGATTGTAAAAAGAATTGGTGATGAATTGAATATAATTGAAAATAGCTAATTAAATAAAGTAATTATGTATAATAATCAATAATCCATGTCTAACATTCTTCATGTTGAGGTATGGATTTTATTTTTTTCACCATTCGATTCAATTTTAAGGAACGGGTAGTCATCAAAATCTACATTGTTATATACTTCACCATAAAAATCCCATAATAAATAATAAGATAGACTGCTTCTTATATTACTAGTTATTACTCTAATAAAATTCACCCCCTCAACAACAATCTTTAAATTCGCTTATCGTTCGTTTATTTTCTGATATAATATATATAACTAAAAAATAATAAAAGGAAAAATAATATGTACAAAATAAAAAAATGGTTTATTAGTATGTGGGGGAATATAGGTAATATGAGTCGTGATACAACAATCGTTCTAAATTCTATCACTTATAAAAAATACTATGTTCTTGGATTTATATACATTGCTTTATGTTTACTTTCAATAATAAAAAATAAGTCTATCTTATTATTTATTTTTTCTCTTTTAAACACATACAGTATCTTATATGGAATATATTACTTCTTCAAAAGAAAAAAAAATAATTTAGAACCTAACAATAAAAATCTCAATTTTCTTTCAATATTTACTATAAGAATGGCTTTTCTGTTAGAAAATAAGTTAATAAAAAATAATAACAGATTAAAAATCAAAGTTAACGTGTTTAGAAGTATCGCATTAATATTTAGCATTTTAATATTTTTTTTACAAGCATACGTCTTAATATATACCATTGAAAATTCTATTATTACTAAACCTAAATTAATATCTATAATACTTAAGATTACTAATGGTGATATCCATAACATAAATATATTAATATATTTATTATTAATGTTTTTATTTCTTATAAGTATATGCTCATATTTTATTAGATGTCTAAAATTTATAATCATACGTCAAAATGACTATAATCAAATAAAAAAATAGTTAATAAAATGTAGTGACAATAGCTTTAATTATCACTATATTTTATTAACCCCCATTCTCTCCCGATATCTCCTAAACGTCCTTCTATTTATCCCTGTCTTCTCTTCCACTTCTTTATCTGTACAACCACTCAAATACAACTCAAACCCCAGCTGCAATCGCGGATCATCATCCTTAAATTTACGTTGACCACCTTTATACTTTCCTTTTGCCTTTGCAATTTCAATTCCTTCACGTTGTCGTTCCTTAATTTTTTGTCGCTCGGATTCCGCCTGATACTTATAAATTTCAATCATCAAATTATTAATCAATCGTCTTAAATTATCATCTTCTATTCCTGATAGAGTCGGTAAATTTAAAACTTCAAGCGTTGCGCCTTTTTGCTGAATTTGATTCATGATATTAGTTAAATCCTCATTATTTCTTCCTAATCGGTCCAATTCCGTTACAACCACTATATCACCTTCACGAATGTAGTCTAACATCGCTTTTAATTGCGGTCGTTCGATGGATTGTCCACTTAATTTATCTGAAAAGAGCTTAGAAACGTCCTCTAACGCACTGATTTGTCTATCTAACTGCTGATCTTTACTACTAACTCTCGCATATCCAATTTTCGCCATAATATTCCTCCTAATATAAAAATTACAATGCCCAACTTACTTGTCCTTTTAATAATTCAATTATATCAATGTATGCCAAAAAGAGGCTGTGACATAAGTCTCTAAAAAATCCCTGATAAATTTGGCAATGAATCCAAATTTATCAGGGATTTTGGTATAATAAAATAAAAAAAGAAGCACGGTTGCACCCATGCTTCAAAGAATCCTAGAAAGGACCCCAAAAATGTATAATAATTATAACATGAATCAGTTAAGTTTGGATATCACAACTTCATATATTCCAGAAAAAAATAATACCGCTTGGTTTATTAACGAGTTGGTTGAAGCACTACAAATCAATGAACCCTATTTATTCGGAAGACCACGTCAATATGATTTAGCTGCTATGTTGAAACTGGTCTTATTTGCGTACACTCGAAGTGTTTTTAGTAGTCGTAAAATTGCTCAATTGGCTGAAGAGAGCCTACCGGCTCGCTGGTTAACACAAGAAATGATGCCTTCTTATCGAACTATTGCGCGCTTTAGAATATCTAATGAATTAGAAGGTCTTATTAATCAAGGATTGGATAATCTAACCGCTTATTTACGTCAACAAAATATGATTGATGATGCCATTTTTATTGATGGGACTAAAATTTTAGCAGATGCCAATAAATTTAGTTTTGTTTGGAAAAAAATACTATTCGTTTCGATGCGATGAATCGAGAAGCAACTGTCTCTTTAATGAATGAATTAAAAGAGGCTTATTCGTCGTCTCATATACCAGAGGGATCTAATCTGTCTTTAGATATGGTCGATGAAGTTCTGACTCGTTTAGAATTAAGATTAGAAGAATTAGAAAAACAAATCGAAGCAGAACCAAAACTGTCACCTAACCCTGCAAAACAAGAACGTCGTTCTTTAAAATCAACTAAAAGAAAATTAGCTGCACGTCGAGCTAAAATGGTAGAACATCAAAAACAATTTAAGACATTTGGAAAACGAAATAGCTATTCAAAAACTGATCACGATGCCACTTTCATGAGAGTAAAAGAAGACTACATGAAAAATGGTCAGCTTAAACCTGCCTATAATTTGCAAATTGCTACGAGTAAGCAATTTATCGTAGGGTATGATGTTTACCAAAATCCAACAGATACTAAAACGCTAATTCCTTTCTTAGAAAAAATGAATCTTTCAGAAAAAGAGGGCATGCATATAGTGGCAGATGCAGGTTATGGTTCAGAAAGTAACTATCAATATTTAGAAGATAAATTATCTCAACATACATCATTAATCCCGTACGGGACAATGTTAAAAGAAAATAGTAAAAAATGGCAGTCAGATGATAGAAAAGTAATGAATTGGATTTACGAAGAAAAAGAGGATTATTATATTGACCCGAAAGGAGTCCGTTTTAATTTTAATACGTATAGAAAACGCACAGACAAAGACGGTTTTACGCGTGATTTCAAGGAATATATAGCAGAAAAATATGATGAAAATCGTGAAGAAATACCTGATGCGTTAACAGCTAAGGGCTACACAAGAAAAATAATGATTAATCCTTCATGGGAATATTATAAAGCGAAGCAACGAGATTTGCTTTCAACCAAAGAAACTGGAAAAATATACGCTAAACGTAAGATAGATGTTGAACCAGTTTTCGGACGGATGAAGGCTTCTTTAGGTTTCACTCGTTTCTCTGTGAGAGGACTTGGAAAAGTTCTCAAGGAAACCGGAATTGTTTCCTTGGCACTAAATATGATGAAATTAGCGTCTTTGGAGACGCAAAAAGACGTAGAAAATAGAAAAAATCCGAAACAAACGAAAAATAACACTTTTCGTCCATTTCGGATTTTTTATTTTAGACTAATAACACTAACTTTTGTCACAGCTTCTTACATAATTTTTTATTCTAATTTAATTTGAAAATTCATATAATTTAAATTAGGAGAGAACAACTCGAGTCATAGTGCCTATTATTTATTTAAAAATAAATAGTCTATTCATGCATTATTTCCCCCGTCTTACAATTTGATAATATTTCCTTGAAGTCAATTTAAAAATAACATAGTAGATTGCTAAGAAAACCACGCATGTTACTACTGCTACTTTAATGGTCAACCCTACATCTTTAAGAGAAAATAGACGCAACAACTTATTAATCATTGGCATTGCAAAACTTAGATGAAGAATAGCCAGTCCAATTGGAAAAAAGAAAATCCCTAA
This is a stretch of genomic DNA from Vagococcus zengguangii. It encodes these proteins:
- a CDS encoding DNA cytosine methyltransferase — translated: MTKEFKILELFAGVGGFRIGLENSNPELYQTKWANQWEPSRKSQDAFEVYNYRFPNSQNINKNIEEITDEEFKQMDADIIVGGFPCQDYSVARSKKHEMGIEGKKGVLFWQIIRAISQIKPKYLILENVDRLLKSPSKQRGRDFAVMLAAFNQLDYSVEWRVINAADYGRSQRRRRVFFFVYRNDTNFAKQMDEKYETDLMDTLFDEHAYDDYIFQEGLFARQFPIKQLPVKNRQASYELSEDIVEVSDSFTGQVWNTGIMRHGRYFTIDTEPTGDEKPITLGKIIQSENEVDEKHYLTDPQKIEKFEYLRGPKKIERTSAEGFTYTFSEGGMSPYDDLELPGRTMLTSEGSVNRSTHLLKINGRYRLLTPIEAERLQDFPDNWTKYKKTPTNEIVEVSDRMRMFFMGNALVTEIVKRIGDELNIIENS
- a CDS encoding Sau3AI family type II restriction endonuclease, which translates into the protein MKKLPYDESNPLSIENYSKKLIGKSFSDVLEDEIVNQEELLELKKYYNNPRSKGGLGNLIEKYFFYYEPNSNPEPDFPKAGVELKVTPYEALKNNKFKAGERLVIGMIPNNEPVEADFNNSHVLDKLKLVLLVLYLREKGIERLNFKINYSKLFSILGEECKNDLEIIKSDYKIITDKIMEGKAHELSESDTMYLGACTKGATASSSLKPQYYNAEIPAKRRAFSLKQGYMTYILNKYIFEDVDTYEPLTNHDLDKESFEKMVIGKFSKYQGWGESQLRSEFQLESSNSLNLFSRLSFSILGVKSNNVEEFIKSDTIVKTIRVEANGKIRESMSFPAIKFKEFAKEEWEESEIYQYFSEKRFLFVVYRHDGTEYKLDKAMFWNMPMTDLEDIGKEEWLANQKVVKEGVELIPKGNRVLNNLPKAKDTKIFHLRPHASKSVYEINGQVFGNGTLHRDSDELPNGDRMVKQCFWLNNKYLERIINS
- a CDS encoding recombinase family protein, whose product is MAKIGYARVSSKDQQLDRQISALEDVSKLFSDKLSGQSIERPQLKAMLDYIREGDIVVVTELDRLGRNNEDLTNIMNQIQQKGATLEVLNLPTLSGIEDDNLRRLINNLMIEIYKYQAESERQKIKERQREGIEIAKAKGKYKGGQRKFKDDDPRLQLGFELYLSGCTDKEVEEKTGINRRTFRRYRERMGVNKI